The following coding sequences lie in one Pseudomonadota bacterium genomic window:
- a CDS encoding DUF2892 domain-containing protein: MAVDRIVLAVAGSFILASVALSQLHSLHWLWFTGFVGANMLQASFTGFCPMAKILKALGARPGAAFE, encoded by the coding sequence ATGGCCGTCGATCGCATCGTGTTAGCCGTGGCTGGTAGCTTCATTCTGGCGAGCGTGGCCTTGTCGCAGCTCCATAGCCTGCATTGGCTCTGGTTCACGGGCTTCGTCGGCGCCAATATGCTCCAGGCGTCGTTCACCGGCTTCTGCCCGATGGCCAAGATCCTCAAGGCGCTGGGCGCGCGCCCAGGCGCGGCCTTCGAGTAG
- a CDS encoding carboxypeptidase M32 — translation MKAYPKLEAHFGRIGRLAAVEGLLHWDTETMLPPGAAADRGEQLAALRTVLHELETAPQLPELLDRAADEALDDWQRANLHEMRRRVRHQQGVPAPLVAALARAGTECVVAWREARARDDFAALLPRFERVVALVRERATAKGELLRMAPYDALLDEYEPGLHAVLVDEVFDALASFLPQLIASVIERQAAQPAPMPWPVSFPIERQRVLAERVMTALGFDSQRGRLDRSAHPFCGGSGGDDVRITARWREDSFVEGLQAVAHETGHALYEQGLPAAWRFQPVGQARGMMLHESQSLLVEMQACRSRPFLSWLAPQLGALFGAGPAGVGGASPWSVDNLERVYRRVARSLIRVDADEVTYPAHVILRYRLERALLSGALPPRALPAAWRDGMQELVGVAPPDDRQGCLQDIHWMDGTFGYFPTYTLGAIAAAQLHEAAMLAEPGLPAAIAVGDFQPLLDWLRANVHAHASRLSGEALLQAATGRGLEVGCFRTHLERRYLG, via the coding sequence ATGAAGGCCTACCCCAAGCTCGAGGCGCACTTCGGTCGCATCGGTCGCCTGGCGGCGGTCGAGGGGCTGCTGCACTGGGACACCGAGACCATGCTGCCGCCCGGCGCGGCAGCCGATCGCGGCGAGCAGCTCGCCGCGCTGCGCACCGTGTTGCATGAGCTCGAGACGGCGCCGCAGCTCCCCGAGCTGCTCGATCGCGCGGCCGACGAGGCCCTCGATGATTGGCAGCGCGCCAACCTCCACGAGATGCGTCGGCGCGTGCGGCACCAACAGGGCGTGCCGGCGCCGCTGGTCGCCGCGCTGGCCCGTGCGGGCACCGAATGCGTCGTCGCCTGGCGTGAGGCACGCGCGCGCGACGACTTCGCCGCGCTGCTGCCGCGCTTCGAGCGCGTGGTGGCGCTGGTGCGTGAGCGCGCCACGGCCAAGGGCGAGCTGCTGCGGATGGCCCCCTACGACGCGCTGCTCGACGAGTACGAGCCCGGGCTGCACGCTGTCCTGGTCGACGAGGTCTTCGACGCGCTGGCCAGCTTCCTGCCACAGCTGATCGCGTCAGTGATCGAGCGCCAGGCAGCGCAGCCGGCGCCCATGCCCTGGCCGGTCAGCTTTCCGATCGAGCGCCAGCGCGTGTTGGCGGAGCGCGTGATGACGGCGCTCGGCTTCGACAGCCAGCGCGGACGGCTCGATCGCAGCGCGCATCCCTTCTGCGGCGGCAGCGGCGGCGACGACGTGCGGATCACCGCCCGCTGGCGTGAGGATAGCTTCGTCGAGGGACTGCAGGCGGTCGCCCACGAGACGGGTCATGCGCTCTACGAGCAGGGGTTGCCGGCGGCCTGGCGCTTTCAGCCGGTGGGGCAGGCCCGCGGCATGATGCTGCACGAGAGCCAGTCGCTGCTGGTCGAAATGCAGGCCTGTCGTAGTCGGCCCTTCTTGAGCTGGCTGGCCCCGCAGCTCGGCGCGCTCTTTGGCGCTGGGCCCGCGGGCGTCGGTGGCGCCAGCCCCTGGTCTGTCGACAACCTCGAGCGCGTCTATCGGCGCGTCGCGCGCAGCCTGATTCGGGTCGATGCCGACGAGGTCACCTATCCGGCGCATGTGATCCTGCGCTACCGCCTCGAGCGCGCGCTGCTCAGCGGCGCCCTGCCGCCGCGCGCGCTGCCGGCCGCCTGGCGCGACGGGATGCAGGAGCTGGTCGGCGTCGCGCCACCCGACGATCGGCAGGGCTGCCTGCAGGACATCCACTGGATGGATGGCACCTTCGGCTACTTCCCGACCTACACGCTGGGCGCGATCGCCGCCGCGCAGCTGCACGAGGCGGCGATGCTCGCCGAGCCTGGGCTGCCTGCGGCCATCGCCGTGGGCGACTTCCAGCCGCTGCTCGATTGGCTGCGAGCCAACGTCCATGCGCACGCCTCGCGTCTCAGTGGTGAGGCGCTCTTGCAGGCGGCGACGGGCCGCGGCCTCGAGGTCGGCTGCTTCCGCACCCATCTCGAGCGCCGCTATCTCGGCTAG
- a CDS encoding TolC family protein, giving the protein MPSFAVRRWVAPWLLVALGLGPASAAPGGQPLTLERAVALALARAPELRAAALARAEAEARLAQTRATAWPRAVAEASYSPHWPINEIRLPATAAGPTLTPRAVDDVHRYQLNLTISERLLDLSRGGREAAAAEGVSQSAAAGELAAARLAFAVRVAFLGALFARDVCRIADESLAQARREAERAALRLSAGAGTQVGLAQARVRVAELLAERRRAEVQQVQQQRTLANLLGLATAPPLAGALEQWSGVRVAVRGAAPPREAPPPVRQLRAAQRAAAHLARSQARTFLPTLSLAASAGLRYPRALALEFGPVLEGALVLSWEAFDSGLRRARVREGEQQAARLGAQAEATAEALARELIDVEARAASAAADLSSAREILRQNEVYLRVARAAVEVGSGTDLDVHQAQLALDRSRIAIQRARFEAALAEAQRLLVWGRVRLPAAAETPEARLEP; this is encoded by the coding sequence GTGCCGTCTTTTGCCGTCAGGCGCTGGGTCGCTCCATGGCTGCTGGTCGCCCTCGGCCTGGGCCCCGCCAGCGCCGCGCCCGGCGGCCAGCCGCTGACGCTCGAGCGAGCCGTCGCGCTGGCCCTCGCGCGGGCGCCCGAGCTGAGGGCCGCGGCGCTGGCCCGCGCGGAGGCCGAGGCGCGCCTGGCGCAGACGCGGGCGACGGCGTGGCCGCGCGCCGTGGCCGAGGCGAGCTACTCGCCGCATTGGCCGATCAACGAGATCCGCCTGCCGGCGACGGCCGCCGGTCCGACCTTGACCCCTCGCGCGGTCGACGATGTCCATCGCTATCAGCTCAACCTGACGATCAGCGAGCGGCTCCTCGATCTCAGCCGCGGTGGCCGTGAGGCGGCGGCGGCCGAGGGCGTGAGCCAGAGCGCGGCGGCAGGCGAGCTGGCGGCGGCCCGGCTCGCCTTCGCCGTGCGTGTGGCCTTTCTTGGCGCGCTCTTCGCGCGCGACGTCTGCCGCATCGCCGACGAATCGTTGGCGCAGGCACGGCGCGAGGCCGAGCGCGCCGCGCTGCGGCTGAGCGCGGGCGCGGGCACGCAGGTGGGGCTGGCGCAGGCGCGCGTACGCGTGGCCGAGCTGCTGGCCGAGCGACGCCGCGCCGAGGTGCAGCAGGTGCAGCAGCAGCGCACCCTGGCCAACTTGCTGGGCCTGGCCACCGCCCCACCGCTGGCGGGCGCGCTGGAGCAGTGGTCGGGGGTGCGCGTGGCGGTGCGGGGCGCGGCGCCGCCCCGCGAGGCCCCGCCACCGGTGCGGCAGCTTCGCGCGGCCCAGCGCGCCGCGGCCCACCTGGCGCGGAGCCAGGCGCGCACCTTCTTGCCCACGCTCAGCCTCGCCGCGAGCGCCGGCCTACGCTACCCACGGGCCTTGGCGCTCGAGTTCGGGCCCGTGCTCGAGGGCGCGCTGGTCCTGAGCTGGGAGGCCTTCGACAGCGGCTTGCGGCGGGCGCGCGTGCGCGAGGGTGAGCAGCAGGCGGCGCGCCTCGGCGCTCAGGCGGAGGCCACCGCCGAGGCGCTGGCGCGCGAGCTGATCGACGTCGAGGCGCGCGCGGCGAGCGCCGCGGCGGACCTCAGCTCGGCGCGCGAGATCCTGCGACAGAACGAGGTCTACCTCCGCGTGGCGCGCGCCGCGGTCGAGGTCGGCAGCGGCACCGACCTCGATGTCCACCAGGCGCAGCTCGCGCTCGATCGCAGCCGAATCGCGATCCAGCGCGCGCGCTTCGAGGCGGCCCTGGCCGAGGCGCAGCGCCTCTTGGTCTGGGGCCGGGTGCGGCTCCCCGCCGCCGCTGAGACTCCTGAGGCTCGCCTCGAGCCATGA
- a CDS encoding ABC transporter ATP-binding protein, translating to MSETATGAPVLQAEGLVRRFGAVTALDCLSLTVEAGELFGLVGPDGAGKTTAMRIFAGMIGSDEGRVRVLDQAPTSRDQALRRAIGYMPQQYSLYGDLSVDENLRFFARMFCLSRADFRARRERLLALTRLERFATRRAEQLSGGMYKKLALACALLPEPRLLLLDEPTNGVDPVSRRELWALLFELTAQGIAVLVTTPYMDEAARCHRVALIDQGRTLLLGRPEALLAAFAEPVYELDAADDVAGLEGWVAALPQVCAVSVAGGRLRVVLSTADDAAVLKAFRARGLSARRVAPDFEDLFLAQTASSGSKPPSDRL from the coding sequence TTGAGCGAAACCGCGACCGGGGCCCCCGTCCTGCAGGCGGAGGGGCTCGTGCGGCGCTTCGGCGCGGTGACGGCGCTCGACTGTCTCTCGTTGACGGTCGAGGCCGGCGAGCTCTTCGGCCTGGTGGGGCCCGACGGCGCGGGCAAGACCACGGCGATGCGGATCTTCGCCGGCATGATCGGCAGCGACGAGGGCCGCGTGCGCGTGCTCGATCAGGCGCCGACCAGCCGCGACCAGGCGCTGCGGCGCGCCATCGGCTACATGCCGCAGCAATACAGTCTCTACGGCGATCTGAGCGTCGACGAGAACCTGCGCTTCTTCGCGCGGATGTTCTGTCTCTCTCGCGCGGACTTCCGCGCGCGTCGCGAGCGTTTGCTCGCGCTGACGCGCCTCGAGCGCTTCGCCACGCGCCGCGCGGAGCAGCTCTCGGGGGGGATGTACAAGAAGCTGGCCCTCGCCTGCGCGCTGCTGCCGGAGCCGCGGCTGCTCCTGCTCGACGAGCCGACGAACGGCGTCGACCCGGTCAGTCGTCGCGAGCTCTGGGCGCTGCTCTTCGAGCTGACGGCGCAGGGCATCGCGGTCTTGGTCACCACGCCCTATATGGACGAGGCGGCGCGCTGCCACCGCGTCGCGCTGATCGACCAGGGGCGCACCTTGCTGCTCGGGCGCCCCGAGGCGTTGCTGGCAGCCTTCGCCGAGCCGGTCTACGAGCTGGACGCCGCGGACGATGTGGCAGGGCTAGAGGGCTGGGTCGCGGCGCTGCCGCAGGTCTGTGCCGTCTCCGTGGCCGGTGGCCGACTGCGCGTGGTCTTGAGCACGGCCGACGACGCGGCGGTGCTCAAGGCCTTCCGCGCCCGCGGGTTGAGCGCGCGTCGCGTCGCGCCGGACTTCGAGGATCTCTTCCTGGCGCAGACCGCCAGCTCCGGCTCCAAGCCGCCCTCCGATCGGCTATAG
- a CDS encoding efflux RND transporter periplasmic adaptor subunit — translation MKRMLVIFALLVIGLSLGFAIKLRAQRRAALAPVGSSAVIEGTEADVVARLAARIADIAVVEGESVRAGQRLVRLDCREQQASLQAAQAQLAAADGQAAAAQAEVVGALATSQAARASASASGAQSRALSASRAESTRQAARIGQLQGEGGATVMELDRISTRVTELDEQLGALQAQQQAARGQAAAAAARAQAVRKRAEAALAAVGAARANVQRAQTLVEECELRAPIDGLVQTRAFEPGELALPGSRILTIVRLDPVEAVFFVPNRELAAAVAGKRVTVRADAYPGQAFAGRIRRVAAQAEFTPRNVQTREDRDRLVYAVTAELPNPGQRLRPGMPVEVTIDGTQGGGGGRGP, via the coding sequence ATGAAACGCATGCTCGTAATCTTCGCCCTGCTGGTGATCGGGCTCAGCCTCGGCTTCGCGATCAAGCTGCGCGCGCAGCGCCGCGCGGCGCTGGCGCCGGTGGGCAGCAGCGCCGTGATCGAGGGCACGGAGGCCGATGTGGTGGCGCGCCTCGCCGCGCGGATCGCCGACATCGCCGTCGTCGAGGGCGAGAGTGTTCGTGCCGGGCAGCGCCTGGTCCGGCTCGATTGCCGGGAGCAGCAGGCCAGCCTGCAGGCGGCGCAGGCGCAGCTCGCGGCCGCCGATGGCCAGGCCGCGGCAGCGCAGGCCGAGGTCGTGGGGGCGCTGGCGACCTCGCAGGCCGCTCGGGCCAGCGCCAGCGCCAGCGGCGCGCAGTCGCGGGCGCTCAGCGCCAGCCGCGCCGAGAGCACGCGCCAGGCCGCGCGCATCGGTCAGCTCCAGGGGGAGGGTGGCGCTACGGTGATGGAGCTCGACCGGATCAGCACGCGTGTCACCGAATTGGACGAGCAGCTCGGCGCCCTGCAGGCGCAACAGCAGGCGGCGCGCGGTCAGGCGGCGGCGGCGGCGGCGCGCGCACAGGCCGTGCGCAAGCGGGCCGAGGCGGCGCTGGCCGCGGTGGGCGCGGCGCGGGCGAATGTCCAGCGCGCCCAGACCTTGGTCGAGGAATGCGAGCTGCGCGCGCCGATCGACGGGCTGGTGCAGACGCGCGCCTTCGAGCCCGGAGAGCTGGCGCTGCCCGGCAGTCGGATCTTGACGATCGTGCGCCTCGATCCCGTCGAGGCGGTGTTCTTCGTGCCCAACCGCGAGCTCGCGGCCGCGGTCGCCGGCAAGCGCGTGACCGTGCGCGCCGATGCGTATCCAGGGCAGGCCTTCGCCGGCAGGATTCGTCGCGTCGCCGCGCAGGCCGAGTTCACGCCGCGCAACGTGCAGACGCGCGAGGATCGCGATCGGCTGGTCTACGCGGTGACCGCCGAGCTGCCCAACCCCGGTCAGCGCCTGCGGCCTGGGATGCCCGTCGAGGTGACGATCGATGGCACGCAGGGCGGTGGTGGCGGGCGCGGGCCTTGA